Proteins from one Cystobacter ferrugineus genomic window:
- a CDS encoding bifunctional heptose 7-phosphate kinase/heptose 1-phosphate adenyltransferase, whose translation MSTLAQLPLAFSRRRVLMVGDLVADHYIYGQTDRVSREAPVLIVRHESSEVKLGGGANVAANVRALSGRVTAVGVLGTDEMGRALRKLFDEADIQLSAVSARGVETETKTRILAGGVSTTRQQMLRLDRGQRGPLPPRLRRALVKRVEEAAKDADAVVVSDYGAGVVGDEMREALRALAADGMPVCVDSRYSLFAFTGVTVCKPNEPELQALVGRPLRTEAELLEAGQEAVKRLRCQALLVTRGRHGMALFDAKGGVDLVPVHGAKDAVDVTGAGDTVIAAFSLGLAAGGSFGDAARLANVAGALAVQKLGTATVARDELLGELRGTR comes from the coding sequence ATGTCCACCCTGGCGCAGCTACCCCTGGCGTTCTCGCGCCGGAGGGTGCTGATGGTGGGGGATCTCGTCGCCGACCACTACATCTACGGCCAGACGGATCGGGTGAGCCGGGAGGCGCCGGTGCTGATCGTCCGCCACGAGTCCTCGGAGGTGAAGCTGGGGGGAGGGGCGAACGTGGCGGCGAACGTGCGAGCGCTGTCGGGGCGGGTGACGGCGGTGGGAGTGTTGGGCACGGACGAGATGGGCCGGGCGTTGCGCAAGCTATTCGACGAAGCGGACATCCAATTGAGCGCGGTGAGTGCGCGGGGCGTGGAGACGGAGACGAAGACGCGCATTCTGGCGGGCGGGGTGAGCACGACCCGGCAGCAGATGTTGAGGTTGGACCGGGGCCAGCGGGGGCCCTTGCCGCCGCGGTTGAGGCGGGCCCTGGTGAAGCGGGTGGAGGAAGCGGCGAAGGACGCGGACGCGGTGGTGGTGTCGGACTACGGGGCGGGGGTGGTGGGGGACGAGATGCGCGAGGCACTGCGCGCGCTGGCGGCGGACGGTATGCCGGTGTGCGTGGACAGCCGCTACAGCTTGTTCGCGTTCACCGGGGTGACGGTGTGCAAGCCGAACGAGCCGGAGTTGCAGGCGTTGGTGGGCCGTCCCTTGAGGACGGAGGCGGAACTGCTGGAGGCGGGGCAGGAGGCGGTGAAGCGGCTGCGCTGCCAGGCGTTGTTGGTGACGCGGGGCCGGCATGGCATGGCGCTCTTCGATGCGAAGGGGGGAGTGGACCTGGTGCCGGTGCACGGGGCGAAGGACGCGGTGGACGTGACGGGGGCGGGAGATACGGTGATCGCGGCGTTCTCGCTGGGGTTGGCGGCTGGAGGTAGCTTTGGGGACGCGGCGCGGCTGGCGAACGTGGCGGGAGCTCTGGCGGTGCAGAAGCTGGGCACGGCGACGGTGGCGCGCGACGAGTTGTTGGGAGAGCTGAGGGGTACGAGATGA
- a CDS encoding adenylyltransferase/cytidyltransferase family protein, protein MSTLEKVRGLAEVVEQRERWRADGETVALANGIFDLLHVGHVRYLEGARALADHLVVAVNSDASTREYKGPGRPHIPEGERAEMVAALACTDRVLIFDEPNVRSIIRALKPDVHVKGTDYTPDSIPEADEVRAYGGRVAVAGDPKNHSTTELARRLRMDRGPG, encoded by the coding sequence ATGAGCACGCTGGAAAAGGTGCGGGGGCTGGCGGAGGTGGTGGAGCAGCGCGAGCGCTGGCGAGCGGATGGCGAGACGGTGGCGCTGGCCAATGGAATTTTCGATCTGCTCCATGTCGGACATGTGCGCTATCTGGAGGGAGCCCGGGCGCTTGCGGACCATCTGGTGGTGGCGGTGAACTCGGACGCGTCGACGAGGGAGTACAAGGGACCGGGCCGGCCGCATATCCCGGAGGGGGAGCGGGCGGAGATGGTGGCGGCGCTGGCGTGTACGGATCGGGTGCTGATATTCGACGAGCCGAACGTGCGGTCCATCATCCGGGCGTTGAAGCCGGACGTGCACGTGAAGGGGACGGACTACACGCCAGACAGCATTCCCGAGGCGGACGAGGTTCGCGCCTATGGGGGCCGGGTGGCGGTGGCGGGGGATCCCAAGAATCACAGCACGACGGAGTTGGCCCGGCGGTTGCGAATGGACCGAGGACCCGGATAG
- a CDS encoding Trm112 family protein, with product MFFEELLRVLACPRCKEPLSLDEAGLAACEGGEETSGSGTLSCAGCALAYPIRDGVAELLSGEASPWVKSGY from the coding sequence ATGTTTTTCGAGGAGTTGTTGAGGGTGTTGGCCTGCCCTCGTTGCAAGGAGCCGCTCTCGCTCGATGAGGCGGGGTTGGCCGCTTGCGAGGGTGGGGAAGAGACGAGCGGGTCGGGGACGCTGAGCTGCGCGGGATGTGCGCTCGCCTATCCCATTCGGGATGGGGTTGCGGAGTTGCTCTCCGGCGAGGCGAGCCCGTGGGTGAAGTCAGGATACTGA
- a CDS encoding glycosyltransferase family 9 protein, with translation MVWHKRLEYWAKLALALVASALLWRPGRRRQAGQSLPSPRRVLLVRIDNRVGEALLTTPLIRALKSTPRPPEVHVLAHAKVARVLAGHPEADRVIAFNRRLLWLGALAPGIRALRRERYDVVVDCANWSSPSVTSAIVSRLVGPHALVIGPKQRPVHLLHSLSIPARSDTSSEMRQRLHLLSPFLRDEQPPRMSFRRPLISEKFHHWLEAGAGSPRAVVNPGGRLGWRRIPPEAFAAGARALLACGRTPIVTWGPGEEELARSVVAAAPGAQLAPPTNIDELAALMRDAGLTLCNNTGPMHLSVAVGAPTLGLFLRMDMERWGHPYPPHHMLDLTPVVDSGGDLETRVFEEVRSFAEQLQVRSSVS, from the coding sequence ATGGTCTGGCACAAGCGGCTCGAGTACTGGGCGAAGCTGGCACTCGCTCTCGTGGCATCCGCCCTCCTGTGGCGCCCCGGCCGACGCCGGCAGGCAGGGCAGTCCCTCCCCTCCCCCCGACGCGTCCTCCTGGTTCGCATCGACAACCGCGTCGGGGAGGCCCTCCTCACCACCCCCCTCATCCGCGCCCTCAAATCCACCCCCCGGCCCCCCGAGGTCCACGTCCTCGCCCACGCCAAGGTCGCGCGCGTCCTCGCCGGCCACCCCGAGGCCGATCGCGTCATCGCCTTCAACCGGCGCCTGCTGTGGCTCGGCGCCCTCGCCCCCGGCATCCGCGCCCTGCGCCGCGAGCGCTATGACGTCGTCGTCGACTGCGCCAACTGGTCCAGCCCCTCGGTGACCTCCGCCATCGTTTCCCGGCTCGTGGGGCCCCACGCCCTCGTCATCGGCCCCAAGCAGAGGCCCGTCCACCTGCTGCACTCGCTGTCCATCCCGGCCCGCTCCGATACCTCCAGCGAAATGCGCCAGCGCCTGCACCTGCTCTCCCCCTTCCTCCGGGACGAGCAGCCCCCGCGCATGTCCTTCCGCCGCCCCCTCATCAGCGAGAAGTTCCATCACTGGCTCGAGGCCGGGGCCGGCTCTCCCCGCGCCGTGGTCAACCCCGGCGGGCGGCTCGGCTGGCGCCGCATCCCTCCCGAGGCCTTCGCCGCCGGCGCTCGCGCCCTGCTCGCCTGCGGACGCACCCCCATCGTCACCTGGGGTCCCGGCGAGGAGGAGCTCGCTCGTTCCGTGGTCGCCGCGGCTCCGGGCGCCCAACTCGCGCCTCCCACCAACATCGATGAGCTGGCCGCCCTCATGCGCGACGCCGGGCTCACCCTCTGCAACAACACCGGGCCCATGCACCTGTCCGTCGCCGTCGGAGCGCCCACCCTGGGCCTCTTCCTCCGCATGGACATGGAGCGCTGGGGACACCCCTACCCGCCCCACCACATGCTGGACCTCACCCCCGTCGTCGACTCGGGCGGAGACCTCGAGACCCGTGTCTTCGAGGAGGTCCGCTCCTTCGCCGAACAACTCCAGGTCCGCAGCTCAGTATCCTGA
- a CDS encoding YicC/YloC family endoribonuclease yields the protein MLKSMTGFGAGRARVGDEEFSVEVRSLNHKFCEVKARLPRELSALEPVLVKQVKDRLARGAVDVFIKRHTATAAGTVPVVDVGLAREWARALREVGEALGELAEVSWSVVASQPGVVRLEERGMDVESATQAVSGALEQALTALEQMRQVEGEAIRVDLETRLGLIERWSREVAGLAPRSVEEYRQRLTERVAELARGISVDEQRLAQEVALFAERSDIAEEMTRLASHLEQFRQLMGAGEPSGRRMDFLVQEMHREVNTTGSKSQHAEISARVVSMKAEVERIREQVQNVE from the coding sequence ATGTTGAAGAGCATGACCGGATTTGGAGCGGGGCGCGCACGCGTGGGCGACGAGGAGTTCTCCGTCGAGGTGCGTTCGCTCAACCACAAGTTCTGCGAGGTGAAGGCGCGGCTGCCCCGGGAGCTGTCGGCACTGGAGCCGGTGCTGGTGAAGCAGGTGAAGGACCGCCTGGCGCGAGGCGCGGTGGATGTCTTCATCAAGCGGCACACGGCGACGGCGGCGGGCACGGTGCCGGTGGTGGATGTGGGGCTGGCCCGGGAGTGGGCGCGTGCGCTGCGAGAGGTCGGCGAGGCGCTGGGGGAGCTGGCGGAGGTCTCCTGGTCGGTGGTGGCCAGCCAACCCGGGGTGGTGCGGTTGGAAGAGCGCGGCATGGACGTGGAGTCGGCGACGCAGGCCGTTTCAGGGGCGCTGGAGCAGGCGCTGACTGCCTTGGAGCAGATGCGCCAGGTCGAGGGGGAGGCCATCCGGGTTGACCTGGAGACGCGGCTTGGGCTCATCGAGCGCTGGAGCCGGGAGGTGGCCGGGCTGGCCCCGCGTTCCGTGGAGGAGTACCGGCAGCGGCTGACCGAGCGGGTGGCGGAGCTGGCGCGGGGCATCTCGGTGGACGAGCAGCGGCTCGCCCAGGAGGTGGCCTTGTTCGCGGAACGGAGTGACATCGCCGAGGAGATGACGCGGCTGGCGAGTCACCTGGAGCAGTTCCGCCAGCTCATGGGGGCGGGAGAGCCGTCGGGCCGCCGGATGGACTTCCTCGTGCAGGAGATGCACCGCGAGGTAAACACCACGGGTTCCAAGAGTCAGCACGCGGAGATCTCCGCGCGTGTGGTGTCGATGAAGGCAGAAGTCGAGCGCATCCGCGAACAGGTCCAGAACGTCGAATGA
- the gmk gene encoding guanylate kinase: MNEPTVLQPGLLVVLSAPSGTGKTTLARRLLAEVPNALFSISVTTRQPRGREQDGVDYHFVDVASFQERIERGDFVEWAEVYGHFYGSPQSVVDEARAQRGMAIFDIDVQGGLAIKRKHPDTVCIFVVPPSLEELERRLRERGTDAEDTIRRRMLAARSEIERGVSSYDYIIVNDNFDRAYGDLHSVVVAERCRQGRVDLSKLRLERSGS; this comes from the coding sequence ATGAACGAGCCCACTGTTTTGCAGCCTGGTCTATTGGTCGTTCTCTCCGCGCCCTCGGGGACGGGGAAGACGACATTGGCGCGTCGCCTGCTGGCCGAGGTGCCCAACGCCCTCTTCTCCATCAGTGTCACCACCCGGCAGCCGCGAGGACGGGAGCAGGATGGAGTGGACTACCACTTCGTGGACGTCGCCTCGTTCCAGGAGCGGATCGAGCGGGGAGATTTCGTGGAGTGGGCCGAGGTGTACGGCCACTTCTATGGCAGTCCGCAGTCAGTGGTGGATGAGGCCCGGGCCCAGCGGGGCATGGCCATCTTCGACATCGACGTTCAGGGCGGGCTGGCGATCAAGCGCAAGCACCCCGACACGGTCTGCATCTTCGTGGTGCCGCCCTCGTTGGAGGAGCTGGAGCGGCGGTTGCGCGAGCGTGGGACCGACGCGGAGGACACCATTCGTCGCCGGATGTTGGCGGCACGCTCGGAGATCGAGCGAGGCGTCTCCTCCTACGATTACATCATCGTGAACGACAACTTCGACCGGGCTTATGGAGATCTCCACTCGGTGGTGGTCGCCGAGCGCTGCCGACAGGGCAGGGTGGATCTCTCCAAGCTTCGACTGGAGCGCTCCGGATCTTGA
- a CDS encoding SlyX family protein, with amino-acid sequence MDDESRIVELELRYMQQQELLQELSEVLYAQGRELEGLRVELALMKKKLEGEPGLVDAQRQEKPPHY; translated from the coding sequence ATGGACGACGAATCGCGAATCGTGGAGCTGGAGCTGCGCTACATGCAACAGCAGGAGCTGCTGCAGGAACTGAGCGAGGTGCTGTACGCCCAGGGGCGCGAGCTGGAGGGACTTCGGGTGGAGCTCGCCCTCATGAAGAAGAAGCTTGAGGGCGAGCCCGGCCTGGTGGATGCGCAGCGGCAGGAGAAGCCACCGCATTACTGA
- a CDS encoding tetratricopeptide repeat protein, which translates to MRKVLLVCLAALVLHLLVLLLPRDMPEQELAIARAIPDSAKRVALLKPLKDHPKATGANLREAAELLREGSPMDAYELTKESERREPGSVETQLLMARICHGQRMNRCEEESLRKAEAVAPGDARSALLRADFREEEGDLAGALKSAEEAYHKEPGRKGVGVRYARLLSAAHQGEEALAVLRTQEGNLGKARLWMEQGLVRVDQERLEEARQLFAKAVEADPKLAMGYYHLGVTSFRLGDVRGAEDALRTADRLDMTNMKALSALCAIQRSMGRTDAVTATRMDLERRFPERLDAVRTACVTP; encoded by the coding sequence GTGCGCAAGGTGCTGCTCGTCTGCCTGGCGGCGCTGGTGCTCCACCTGTTGGTGCTGCTGTTGCCGAGGGACATGCCCGAGCAGGAGCTGGCGATCGCGCGAGCGATTCCCGACTCGGCGAAGCGGGTGGCCCTGTTGAAGCCGTTGAAGGACCACCCGAAGGCGACGGGAGCGAACCTGAGGGAGGCGGCGGAGCTGCTGCGCGAGGGCTCGCCGATGGATGCCTACGAGCTGACGAAGGAGTCGGAGCGCAGGGAGCCCGGTTCAGTGGAGACGCAGCTGCTGATGGCGCGGATCTGCCATGGACAGCGGATGAACCGGTGCGAGGAGGAATCCCTCAGGAAGGCGGAGGCGGTCGCACCAGGGGATGCCCGATCGGCGTTGTTGCGCGCGGACTTCCGGGAGGAGGAGGGCGACCTGGCGGGGGCGCTGAAATCAGCGGAGGAGGCGTACCACAAGGAGCCCGGACGCAAGGGAGTGGGCGTGAGGTACGCGCGGCTGCTGAGCGCGGCGCACCAGGGAGAAGAGGCCCTGGCAGTGCTCAGGACGCAGGAGGGGAACCTGGGCAAGGCCCGACTGTGGATGGAGCAGGGGTTGGTCCGAGTGGACCAGGAGCGGCTCGAGGAAGCCCGGCAGCTATTCGCGAAGGCGGTGGAGGCGGACCCGAAGCTGGCGATGGGGTACTACCACCTGGGCGTCACGTCCTTCCGGTTGGGAGACGTCCGGGGAGCGGAGGACGCGTTGAGGACGGCGGATCGCCTGGACATGACGAACATGAAGGCCCTGTCGGCGCTGTGTGCGATTCAGCGGAGCATGGGGAGGACGGACGCGGTGACGGCGACGCGGATGGACCTCGAGCGCCGGTTTCCCGAGCGGCTGGACGCGGTACGGACGGCCTGCGTCACCCCCTGA
- a CDS encoding glycerol-3-phosphate dehydrogenase/oxidase: MVPVSRREVQSLVSQSALRPPASRSERLLALSSQAFDVLIIGGGITGCGIARDAALRGLRVALVEREDFASGTSSRSSRLVHGGVRYLEHGHLGLVFESSIERYRLLRLAPHLVRPLAFVWPVYKGARLKRWKLAAGLKLYDALALFRNVRNSRLLSPRHVTETFPGIRAEGLTGGARYYDAATDDARLTLANVLAASEAGAVILNHASVRALVMDNGKAQGATVVDMLTGQEHTVRARVVVSATGPWSDEIRRLDTQGGTPAVRGSKGVHIAVPHARLPTPPDTAITLLSPVDGRVMFILPAATHTIIGTTETATEAHPAEVRASVSDLDYLLASANGLFPEARLVREDVVSAWAGIRPLVASAYSGSGDANSASREHSIQSSPSGVLAISGGKLTTYRVMASDMVNAVEKALGMPHQKARTGSLPLPGGDFASFDAELAAARAEVGRDDVALHLVRAYGNRWRLPWALTRERPALAEPLAPGLPYLRAEAIHGVTHEFVHSLDDLLVRRLKLAFETRDLGRAAARIAAADMAPLLGWSPEDVERQLAEYSRHVERLFGIEPASR, encoded by the coding sequence CTGGTTCCCGTCTCCCGTCGAGAGGTCCAGTCGCTCGTCTCCCAGTCCGCCCTCCGTCCGCCCGCCTCCCGCTCCGAGCGCTTGCTCGCCCTGTCGTCCCAGGCCTTCGATGTGCTCATCATCGGCGGCGGCATCACCGGGTGCGGCATCGCCCGCGACGCCGCCCTGAGGGGCTTGCGCGTGGCGCTCGTGGAGCGCGAGGACTTCGCCTCCGGCACCTCCAGCCGCTCCTCCCGCCTCGTCCACGGCGGCGTGCGCTACCTGGAGCATGGCCACCTGGGCCTCGTCTTCGAATCCAGCATCGAGCGCTACCGGCTGCTGCGGCTCGCGCCCCACCTGGTGCGCCCCCTGGCCTTCGTCTGGCCCGTCTACAAGGGCGCCCGCCTGAAGCGCTGGAAGCTCGCCGCCGGCCTCAAGCTCTATGACGCCCTGGCCCTCTTCCGCAACGTGCGCAACTCGCGCCTGCTCAGCCCGCGTCACGTCACCGAAACCTTCCCCGGCATCCGCGCCGAGGGCCTCACCGGCGGCGCCCGCTACTACGACGCCGCCACCGATGATGCCCGGCTCACGCTCGCCAACGTGCTCGCCGCCTCCGAGGCCGGCGCCGTCATCCTCAACCACGCCTCCGTGCGCGCGCTCGTCATGGACAACGGCAAGGCCCAGGGCGCCACCGTCGTCGACATGCTCACCGGCCAGGAGCACACCGTGCGCGCCCGCGTCGTCGTCAGCGCCACCGGCCCCTGGAGCGATGAGATCCGCAGGCTCGACACCCAAGGCGGCACGCCCGCCGTGCGCGGCTCCAAGGGCGTGCACATCGCCGTGCCCCACGCGCGCCTGCCCACGCCTCCCGATACCGCCATCACCCTCCTGTCTCCCGTGGACGGCCGCGTGATGTTCATCCTCCCCGCCGCCACCCACACCATCATCGGCACCACCGAGACCGCCACCGAGGCCCACCCCGCCGAGGTGCGCGCCAGCGTGTCCGACCTGGACTACCTCCTGGCCTCCGCCAACGGTCTCTTCCCCGAGGCCCGCCTGGTGCGCGAGGACGTCGTGAGCGCCTGGGCCGGCATCCGCCCCCTCGTGGCGAGCGCCTACTCCGGCTCGGGTGACGCCAACAGCGCCAGCCGCGAACACTCCATCCAGTCCAGCCCCTCGGGCGTGCTCGCCATCTCCGGCGGCAAGCTCACCACCTACCGCGTCATGGCGAGCGACATGGTCAACGCCGTCGAGAAGGCGCTCGGCATGCCCCACCAGAAGGCTCGCACCGGCTCGCTCCCGCTGCCCGGCGGAGACTTCGCCTCGTTCGACGCGGAGCTCGCCGCCGCGCGCGCCGAGGTGGGCCGTGACGACGTCGCCCTCCACCTCGTGCGCGCCTACGGCAACCGCTGGCGGCTGCCCTGGGCCCTCACCCGCGAGCGGCCCGCGCTCGCCGAACCCCTCGCCCCCGGTCTGCCCTACCTGCGCGCCGAGGCCATCCATGGCGTCACCCACGAGTTCGTCCACTCGCTGGATGACCTGCTCGTGCGCCGCCTCAAGCTGGCCTTCGAGACGCGCGACCTCGGCCGCGCCGCCGCCCGCATCGCCGCCGCCGACATGGCCCCCCTGCTGGGCTGGAGCCCCGAGGACGTCGAGCGGCAACTCGCCGAGTACTCGCGTCACGTGGAGCGGTTGTTCGGCATCGAGCCGGCCTCGCGTTGA
- a CDS encoding S8 family serine peptidase, whose protein sequence is MRRLVLLGLLGIAGGGCGVKPPDEDVISPQEQPLCPELVVQSRAAPAASFRATGSASSALSASSSDAQPMLVRFRPQTGLRTAAALRGREDRVRSLGARVKRHWPTLDAMALSLTPEAQARLAKDSDVLSIEPDHEVFALGKVSTWTRPLAASSATPMLQGVGIPSEYTRALRMTQANEVWDPDNQGTLKEGAPNGSGRIVCVVDSGMDLQHPELQAVYEGGRDFVDDDDEPEDKDAQGVWGGGHGTHVAGIIAAQIGVHGNVNPNDPTLSSSGVVGAAPGARLLVARVLDTDGSGRVSDVISAVEWCVEKKANIISLSLGSPDRSDAEQAAFDTAQAAGVLSFAASGNGGETATAESRMYPAAYDSVLAVGAVDDEAKHPDFSQIGPHLDFVAPGVNIYSSYPRGKAPYANLSIGGTFYASSSLDYVPFEEYEGKLIDCGQGKGMRSCPEATCDGFVAYVERGGDITFAEKVRNVRSQGARAVIIGNNNPEDDESMLFTLGSEASWPPVTAVTTTLAPFFRAQVGQNVRLGIQGSDYAFSTGTSMATPYASGVAALVWSARPELKSEQVVEILKKSVRYIPNPAQPSQTDHNDVFGYGLVQARKAVDVALAYPSSP, encoded by the coding sequence ATGAGGCGACTGGTTCTGTTGGGCCTGCTGGGAATCGCGGGGGGCGGCTGCGGGGTCAAGCCCCCGGATGAAGACGTCATCTCGCCGCAGGAGCAGCCGTTGTGCCCGGAGCTCGTCGTCCAATCGAGGGCGGCGCCCGCTGCTTCCTTCCGCGCCACGGGCTCGGCCTCCTCCGCCCTGTCTGCCTCCTCCAGCGACGCCCAGCCCATGCTGGTGCGCTTCCGTCCCCAGACGGGCCTGCGCACCGCCGCCGCACTGCGCGGCCGCGAGGACCGCGTGCGCTCCCTGGGCGCCCGCGTGAAGCGCCACTGGCCCACGCTCGATGCCATGGCCCTCTCCCTCACCCCGGAGGCCCAGGCCCGGCTCGCCAAGGACTCCGACGTGCTCTCCATCGAGCCGGACCACGAGGTGTTCGCGCTCGGCAAGGTCTCCACCTGGACGCGGCCCCTGGCGGCGTCGTCGGCCACGCCGATGCTCCAAGGGGTCGGCATCCCCTCGGAGTACACCCGGGCCCTGCGCATGACGCAGGCCAATGAGGTATGGGACCCCGACAACCAGGGCACGCTCAAGGAGGGCGCGCCCAACGGCTCGGGCCGGATCGTCTGTGTCGTCGACAGCGGCATGGACCTGCAACACCCCGAACTCCAGGCCGTCTACGAAGGTGGCAGGGACTTCGTCGATGACGACGACGAGCCCGAGGACAAGGACGCGCAGGGCGTGTGGGGCGGGGGGCACGGCACCCATGTGGCGGGCATCATCGCCGCGCAGATCGGCGTGCACGGCAACGTGAATCCCAATGACCCCACCCTGAGCTCCTCGGGCGTGGTGGGCGCCGCCCCGGGCGCCCGGTTGCTCGTCGCGCGCGTGCTCGACACGGACGGCAGCGGCAGGGTGTCGGATGTCATCTCCGCCGTCGAGTGGTGCGTGGAGAAGAAGGCGAACATCATCTCGCTCTCGCTGGGCTCGCCGGATCGCAGCGACGCCGAGCAGGCCGCCTTCGATACGGCCCAGGCCGCGGGAGTGCTGTCCTTCGCGGCCAGTGGCAACGGCGGCGAGACGGCCACCGCGGAGTCGCGCATGTACCCGGCCGCCTATGACTCCGTGCTCGCCGTGGGCGCGGTGGACGATGAGGCCAAGCACCCCGACTTCTCCCAGATCGGCCCCCACCTGGACTTCGTGGCCCCTGGCGTGAACATCTACTCCAGCTATCCCCGGGGCAAGGCGCCCTACGCCAACCTGTCGATCGGCGGCACCTTCTACGCCTCCTCGTCCCTGGATTACGTGCCCTTCGAGGAGTACGAGGGCAAGCTCATCGACTGCGGCCAGGGCAAGGGCATGCGCTCCTGCCCCGAGGCCACCTGCGACGGCTTCGTCGCCTACGTGGAGCGCGGGGGCGACATCACCTTCGCCGAGAAGGTGCGCAACGTGCGCTCCCAGGGCGCGCGCGCCGTCATCATCGGCAACAACAATCCCGAGGATGACGAGTCGATGCTCTTCACGCTGGGCTCCGAGGCGAGCTGGCCCCCGGTGACGGCGGTGACCACCACGCTCGCCCCCTTCTTCCGCGCCCAGGTGGGCCAGAACGTGCGCCTGGGCATCCAGGGCAGCGACTACGCCTTCAGCACGGGCACCTCCATGGCCACGCCCTATGCGTCCGGTGTCGCCGCGCTGGTGTGGAGCGCCCGCCCCGAGCTCAAGAGCGAGCAGGTGGTGGAGATCCTCAAGAAGTCCGTCCGGTACATCCCCAACCCCGCGCAGCCCTCGCAGACGGACCACAACGACGTGTTCGGCTACGGCCTCGTGCAGGCCAGGAAGGCCGTGGACGTGGCCCTCGCGTACCCGTCGTCGCCCTGA
- a CDS encoding anti-sigma factor family protein, with protein sequence MSLPCRESDLDALLAGELSAEEAGRVSAHAAACDTCARTLEWLRMERGWMARRARRQPARRALEMGAWEARLRPAPSRSWPREWWRGGMWAAAALVSCVTLSLLPAARPTARPEEPWGDGLVSMARVEVCTDPGIEAVARMEARVRACLVASPTQPPW encoded by the coding sequence ATGAGTCTCCCCTGCCGCGAGTCGGACCTGGACGCCCTGCTCGCCGGAGAGTTGTCGGCGGAGGAAGCCGGTCGCGTGAGCGCGCATGCGGCCGCGTGTGACACGTGCGCGCGGACGCTGGAGTGGCTGAGGATGGAGCGCGGGTGGATGGCGCGGCGGGCGAGGCGTCAACCCGCACGGCGGGCGTTGGAGATGGGCGCGTGGGAGGCCCGGCTGCGGCCCGCGCCGTCGCGCTCCTGGCCGCGGGAGTGGTGGCGCGGGGGAATGTGGGCCGCGGCGGCGCTGGTGTCGTGCGTGACGCTCAGCCTGCTGCCCGCGGCGCGCCCCACGGCCCGCCCCGAGGAGCCCTGGGGAGACGGGCTCGTGTCCATGGCCCGGGTGGAGGTGTGCACGGATCCGGGCATCGAGGCGGTGGCCCGCATGGAGGCCCGGGTGCGAGCATGCCTGGTGGCCTCACCCACCCAGCCTCCCTGGTGA
- a CDS encoding RNA polymerase sigma factor, with product MAHLFAIRMPFTGSAVPAGDAERRLVARARRGDPAAFRGLFEQHSPAVWRFLRDLLRDEAAADEATQETFVRAHARLGALRDDTRFVSWLLGIARHVYLESRRGQGTHLDVASEENESLLEAVRPSSTPEAWLLDRELEGLLSEALGEVREERRAALLLRIDHGLAYEDIAQVMGWSLPKVKNEIHRARLQLRERLAGHVGTGGRP from the coding sequence GTGGCCCATCTCTTCGCGATCCGAATGCCCTTCACGGGCAGCGCGGTACCCGCCGGCGACGCCGAGCGCCGGCTCGTCGCCCGCGCGCGACGGGGGGATCCGGCCGCCTTCCGTGGCCTCTTCGAACAGCACTCGCCCGCCGTCTGGCGCTTCCTGCGCGATCTGCTGCGGGACGAGGCCGCCGCCGACGAGGCCACCCAGGAAACGTTCGTGCGGGCGCATGCGCGGCTGGGGGCGCTGCGGGACGACACACGGTTCGTCTCGTGGCTGTTGGGCATCGCGCGCCACGTCTATCTGGAGTCGCGCCGCGGCCAGGGCACGCACCTGGACGTTGCCTCCGAGGAGAACGAGTCCCTGCTGGAGGCGGTGCGGCCTTCGTCCACCCCCGAGGCGTGGTTGCTGGATCGCGAACTGGAGGGCCTGCTGAGCGAGGCCCTCGGCGAGGTGCGCGAGGAGCGCCGGGCGGCACTGCTGCTGCGCATCGACCATGGGCTGGCCTACGAGGACATCGCCCAGGTGATGGGCTGGTCATTGCCCAAGGTGAAGAACGAGATCCACCGGGCCCGGTTGCAGTTGCGCGAGCGGCTCGCCGGGCACGTGGGAACAGGAGGTCGGCCATGA